The DNA region GGTGCCGGTGAGCACGCCCTGCTCCAGCGGATCGACGGGGCGGTGCGATGACGACCTCCGACTCCCTCGTGGCCGTGGTGAGCGGCGCCGCGTCCGGGATCGGGGCGGCCGCCGCGGCCGCCCTCGCCGCCCGGGGCATACGTGTCGCCGGCCTGGATCTGAAGCCCGACGAGGTCGCCGCGCCCGCTGTCGGGATCGCCTGCGACGTCACCGACGACGCCTCCGTACGCGGGGCGGTCGCGCAGGCCGTCGAGCGCTTCGGCCGGGTCGACATCGTCGTCAACAACGCGGGCATCGCCGCCCAGGGCGACATCACGGGCAACGACGACGACGAGTGGCGTCGGGTCCTCGACGTGAACGTCATCGGCATGGTGCGGCTCGCCCGTGCCGCGCTGCCGCATCTGCGCGAGTCCCCGGCGGCCGCGATCGTGAACACCTGCTCCGTCTTCGCGCTGACCGGCGTGCCCCGGCGCACGCTCTACTCCGCGTCCAAGGGCGCGATCTACTCGCTGACCCTGGCGATGGCGGCCGACCACGTCCGGGAGGGCATACGGGTCAACGCCGTCGCACCCGGCGCCGTCGACACGCCCTGGATCGCGCGGGTCCTGGCGCTGGCCCCGGACCCGGCGGCGGCGCGGGCCGAGCTGAACGAGCGGCATCCCCTCGGGCGCCTCGCACGCCCCGAGGAGGTCGGCGAGGCCATCGCCTATCTGGCCACCTCCGCCTCCTCCGGCACCACCGGCACGGTCCTCACCGTCGACGGCGGCATCCACGCCCTGCGCCTGTAGCCGCCCGCCGCACGCCGGACGCCGCACGCGCGGCTGCGCGGCCGCTCCCCCGGCGCCCGTCCCCGCACGCGCTTGACCTTCACATCAATGGAAAGGTTTCAGGATCTCGTCATGACGAGCACCGCTTCCCCCGAGTCCCCCACCCGTGACGCCCCGCCGGCCGACGCCGCGAAGCTGCCGATGGCGGCCCTGCTCGCGCTGGCCGTCGCCGTCTTCATCACCAGCCTCACCGAGACGCTGCCCGCCGGGCTGCTGCCCGCGATGAGCGACACCCTGCACACCAGCGAGTCGGCCGTCGGACAGACGGTGACCATCTACGCGCTGGGCACGGTCCTCACCACCATCCCGCTGTCCGCGGCCACCGCCGGATGGCGCCGCAAGCGCCTGCTGATGGCCTCCATGGGCGCCTTCGCCGTCGCCAACACCATCACCGCCCTGTCGGTGAACTACCCGCTCACCCTGGTCGGCCGCTTCCTGGCCGGTGTGGCCGCCGGCCTGGCCTGGGCGCTGCTCGCCGGGTACGCCCGCCGCATGGTCGCCCCGCACCAGGAGGGCCGCGCCATCGCCATCGCGATGGCCGGCATCCCCGTCGCCCTGTCGCTCGGCGTCCCGGCCGGCACCTTCCTCGGCAGGATCGCGAACTGGCAGGCGGCGTTCCTCGTCATGACCGGCCTGACCGTGCTGCTCCTGGTCTGGATCGCGGCGATCGTGCCGGACTACCCGGGGCAGGCGGCGGGCGGCAAGATCCCCGTACGCAGCACCCTGCGGGTGCCCGGTGTCACCCCGGTGCTCTTCGTCATGCTGGTCTTCGTCCTCGCGCACACCATCCTGTACGCGTACATCGCCTCGTTCCTCGACGACATCGGCATGGGCGACCAGACGGACGCGGCCCTGCTCGTCTTCGGCGTCGCGTCCCTGGTGAGCATCTGGGTCGTCGGCACCTACATCGCCGCGCACCTGCGGACCCTGACCATCGCCAGCACCCTCCTTGTGGGCCTCGCCGTCGCGG from Streptomyces fradiae includes:
- a CDS encoding MFS transporter, with amino-acid sequence MTSTASPESPTRDAPPADAAKLPMAALLALAVAVFITSLTETLPAGLLPAMSDTLHTSESAVGQTVTIYALGTVLTTIPLSAATAGWRRKRLLMASMGAFAVANTITALSVNYPLTLVGRFLAGVAAGLAWALLAGYARRMVAPHQEGRAIAIAMAGIPVALSLGVPAGTFLGRIANWQAAFLVMTGLTVLLLVWIAAIVPDYPGQAAGGKIPVRSTLRVPGVTPVLFVMLVFVLAHTILYAYIASFLDDIGMGDQTDAALLVFGVASLVSIWVVGTYIAAHLRTLTIASTLLVGLAVAVLGAFSGTDALVYVAAALWGLGWGGVPTLLQTAAGQAGGEAADAAQAILVVLWNVAMAGGGIAGGLVLQAVGVTPFPWIVLALLVPVLVVVLASRAHGFPGKSRA
- a CDS encoding SDR family NAD(P)-dependent oxidoreductase translates to MTTSDSLVAVVSGAASGIGAAAAAALAARGIRVAGLDLKPDEVAAPAVGIACDVTDDASVRGAVAQAVERFGRVDIVVNNAGIAAQGDITGNDDDEWRRVLDVNVIGMVRLARAALPHLRESPAAAIVNTCSVFALTGVPRRTLYSASKGAIYSLTLAMAADHVREGIRVNAVAPGAVDTPWIARVLALAPDPAAARAELNERHPLGRLARPEEVGEAIAYLATSASSGTTGTVLTVDGGIHALRL